In Proteiniborus sp. DW1, a genomic segment contains:
- the pgsA gene encoding CDP-diacylglycerol--glycerol-3-phosphate 3-phosphatidyltransferase — protein sequence MNIPNTLTTIRFFLIPIFVLVFYSSIENNVLYASLVFALAGITDVLDGYIARAYNMVTKWGVAMDPLADKLMQLTVLICFTSKSYLPIWVIIVVGIKELLMIIGALFLYYNVDKTVIPANKFGKVATIAFYVAILSIAFNLPDTINFILILVAVVLTLTAFINYLLGFKEVRKDNKNIKSY from the coding sequence ATGAACATACCTAATACTTTGACAACTATAAGATTTTTTTTGATTCCGATTTTTGTGCTTGTATTTTATTCATCAATAGAGAATAATGTGTTGTATGCTTCCCTTGTATTCGCTTTAGCAGGTATTACAGATGTGTTGGATGGTTATATTGCTAGAGCCTATAATATGGTAACTAAGTGGGGAGTAGCCATGGATCCCTTGGCAGATAAGCTTATGCAGCTAACAGTACTTATATGCTTTACTAGTAAATCATATTTACCAATATGGGTAATAATAGTAGTGGGAATAAAGGAATTATTAATGATAATCGGAGCATTATTTCTTTATTATAATGTTGATAAAACAGTTATTCCTGCCAATAAGTTTGGGAAAGTTGCTACTATAGCTTTTTATGTGGCTATATTATCAATAGCCTTTAATCTTCCAGATACAATTAACTTTATACTTATATTAGTAGCTGTAGTACTTACACTAACAGCTTTTATCAATTACCTATTAGGCTTCAAAGAAGTTAGGAAGGATAATAAAAACATTAAATCCTATTGA